In the genome of Pseudomonas sp. HS6, one region contains:
- a CDS encoding ABC transporter ATP-binding protein/permease, which translates to MNQNAEYSAVNDSVRGEFFRKVWAIITPYWRSEEKVKAWTLLIAVIALSLLSVGISVWFNTWYKDFYNALQKKDEVAFWRLILYFCAIAAVAIIGAVYRLYLTQMLTIRWRAWLTEKHFSRWLADKNYYQLEQGGYTDNPDQRISEDLNNFTSNTLSLGIGLLRNVVSLVSFSIILWGVSGSIEVFGYTIPGYMFWCVLVYAVVGSWLTHLIGRRLIGLNNQQQRFEADLRFSMVRIRENAESIALYNGEPNENRRLSSRFGMVWHNFWDIMKVSKRLTFFTSGYSQAAIIFPFMVAAPRYFAGKIELGELMQISSAFGNVQESFSWFISAYQDLASWRATCDRLLSFRQAMTDNEERAPAIDVQNQGSELRVHNLGLDLADGRHLLTSADMTVEPGERVMLSGRSGSGKSTLLRAMGHLWPAGHGNIRLPASRYLFLPQKPYLPIGTLREALSYPQSGDTYSPERYAQVLETCRLPHLVARLDEANHWQRMLSPGEQQRLAFARALLYAPHWLYMDEATSAMDEEDEATLYQALIDQLPGLSIVSVGHRSSLKRFHPRHVRIDSGHLVEQTVTA; encoded by the coding sequence ATGAATCAGAACGCTGAATATTCCGCGGTCAACGATAGTGTGCGCGGGGAGTTTTTTCGCAAGGTGTGGGCGATCATCACGCCTTACTGGCGCAGTGAAGAGAAGGTCAAAGCCTGGACGTTGCTGATTGCCGTGATCGCGCTTTCGTTGCTCAGTGTCGGCATCTCGGTGTGGTTCAACACCTGGTACAAAGATTTTTACAACGCGCTGCAAAAGAAAGATGAGGTCGCGTTCTGGCGGCTGATTCTGTACTTCTGCGCTATCGCGGCAGTGGCGATTATCGGTGCGGTGTATCGGCTGTATCTGACTCAGATGCTGACGATTCGCTGGCGGGCATGGCTCACCGAAAAGCATTTCTCCCGTTGGCTTGCCGACAAGAACTATTACCAGCTGGAGCAGGGCGGTTACACCGATAACCCGGATCAGCGGATTTCCGAAGACCTCAACAACTTCACCTCCAACACCTTGAGTCTGGGGATTGGATTGTTGCGCAACGTCGTCAGTCTGGTGTCGTTCTCGATCATTCTCTGGGGCGTGTCAGGCAGTATCGAAGTGTTCGGCTACACGATTCCCGGCTACATGTTCTGGTGTGTGCTGGTTTATGCGGTAGTGGGCAGTTGGTTGACGCATCTGATTGGTCGTCGCTTGATCGGTCTGAACAACCAACAACAACGTTTCGAAGCCGATCTGCGTTTCTCCATGGTTCGAATTCGTGAAAACGCCGAAAGCATTGCGCTGTACAACGGCGAACCGAATGAGAATCGCCGTTTGAGCAGCCGTTTCGGGATGGTCTGGCACAACTTCTGGGACATCATGAAAGTGTCCAAGCGCCTGACCTTCTTCACGTCCGGTTACAGCCAGGCGGCGATAATCTTCCCGTTCATGGTGGCCGCACCGCGCTACTTTGCGGGCAAGATCGAACTCGGAGAACTGATGCAGATCAGCTCGGCCTTCGGCAATGTTCAGGAAAGTTTCAGCTGGTTCATCAGCGCCTACCAGGACTTGGCGTCGTGGCGCGCCACGTGTGATCGTCTGTTGAGCTTCCGTCAGGCCATGACCGATAACGAAGAACGTGCACCGGCCATCGATGTGCAGAATCAGGGCAGCGAATTGCGCGTGCACAACCTCGGGCTGGATCTGGCTGACGGTCGTCACCTGCTGACCAGCGCTGACATGACCGTGGAGCCGGGCGAGCGCGTGATGCTCAGCGGTCGCTCAGGCAGCGGTAAGTCCACCCTGCTGCGAGCGATGGGGCATTTGTGGCCAGCGGGTCACGGCAATATTCGTCTGCCGGCATCGCGTTATCTGTTCCTCCCGCAAAAGCCGTATCTGCCGATTGGCACCCTGCGTGAAGCCTTGAGTTATCCACAATCGGGCGATACCTATTCGCCAGAGCGTTATGCGCAAGTGCTGGAAACCTGCCGTCTGCCGCATCTGGTGGCGCGACTGGACGAAGCCAATCACTGGCAGCGCATGCTCTCGCCGGGTGAACAGCAACGACTGGCCTTCGCCCGTGCGCTGCTCTATGCACCGCATTGGCTGTACATGGACGAAGCGACTTCGGCGATGGACGAAGAAGACGAGGCCACGCTGTATCAGGCGCTGATCGATCAGCTGCCGGGCCTGAGCATCGTCAGCGTCGGCCATCGCAGCAGCCTCAAGCGCTTCCATCCACGGCATGTGCGGATCGACAGCGGGCATCTGGTCGAGCAGACCGTCACAGCCTGA
- a CDS encoding phospholipase — protein sequence MSGLQPKCLEKPTPVIARFDDLFTPGGIAFSAENPHLLLHIADSHSDVEAVTAPPAQALKGKPQLRFEGAEHAAIGDNTRLRFVENAEPVLAQNVPLHLPNGLALTYGQVLALGGDFYGVVDRPINEGATPADRLQRFSAAFDTLATLPASRAEAPQILAIMQKEIDAVKQAIKDGKQPHEAYDALGDTLSEEWNKITGGGSFVSALFPLGRYLKLAANNADHFGEWARQAYIAGHTMALQTAAAAHASQDELQLERAYAMNAFADHYLTDLFSSGHLRVPRKAMAAAVTPSDLGSLITRFMHDEDSKFGLKVRNGHGEQWRAFGDKRYFEAADTDNRNQVNHAVQDSADEVYAAYSSGNVPTTFNALQRLPDLTFVMNLTNNFSPLFRVQGNKVLRRKDVNNLNDTATVDDWWGWSTYLLLKDYHPTGNTH from the coding sequence ATGTCCGGTCTACAACCAAAATGCCTTGAAAAACCCACACCGGTCATCGCCCGATTCGATGATCTTTTCACCCCCGGCGGCATCGCTTTCAGTGCCGAGAATCCGCATCTGTTGCTGCACATCGCCGACTCGCACAGCGATGTCGAAGCCGTGACCGCCCCGCCCGCTCAAGCCTTGAAAGGCAAACCGCAGTTGCGCTTCGAAGGCGCGGAACACGCGGCTATCGGCGACAACACCCGACTGCGCTTCGTTGAAAATGCCGAGCCAGTGCTCGCGCAAAATGTGCCGCTGCATCTGCCGAACGGGTTGGCGCTGACCTACGGCCAGGTGCTGGCGTTGGGTGGTGACTTCTACGGAGTCGTCGACCGGCCAATCAACGAAGGCGCCACCCCGGCGGATCGCCTGCAACGCTTTTCGGCGGCGTTCGACACCCTCGCAACGCTGCCCGCCTCCCGGGCCGAGGCGCCACAGATTCTCGCGATCATGCAAAAGGAGATCGACGCGGTTAAACAGGCGATCAAGGACGGCAAGCAACCCCATGAGGCTTATGACGCTTTGGGAGATACGTTGTCGGAAGAGTGGAACAAGATCACTGGCGGCGGCAGTTTCGTCTCGGCGCTGTTCCCGCTCGGTCGCTACCTGAAACTGGCGGCGAACAATGCCGACCATTTCGGCGAATGGGCCCGCCAGGCCTACATCGCCGGGCACACCATGGCCCTGCAAACCGCCGCAGCCGCCCACGCCAGTCAGGACGAGCTACAGCTGGAACGGGCTTACGCGATGAACGCGTTCGCCGATCACTACCTCACCGATCTGTTCTCTTCCGGGCATTTGCGAGTGCCACGCAAGGCCATGGCTGCCGCAGTGACGCCGAGCGATCTGGGCTCGTTGATCACTCGCTTCATGCATGACGAAGACAGCAAATTCGGACTCAAGGTGCGCAACGGACATGGAGAGCAATGGCGGGCTTTCGGTGACAAGCGCTACTTCGAGGCAGCCGACACCGACAATCGCAATCAGGTGAATCACGCGGTGCAGGATTCGGCGGACGAAGTGTATGCCGCGTATTCCAGCGGCAACGTGCCGACCACCTTCAACGCGCTGCAACGGTTACCGGATCTGACTTTCGTGATGAATCTGACGAACAACTTTTCCCCGCTTTTCCGCGTTCAGGGCAACAAAGTCCTGCGGCGCAAGGACGTCAACAACCTCAACGACACCGCCACCGTCGACGACTGGTGGGGCTGGAGCACTTACCTGCTGCTCAAGGACTATCACCCAACCGGCAACACCCATTAA
- a CDS encoding response regulator transcription factor: MSDEIQVEGEELPHLLLVDDDATFTRVMARAMARRGFRVSTAGSAEEGLTIAQADLPDYAALDLKMDGDSGLVLLPKLLELDPEMRVVILTGYSSIATAVEAIKRGACNYLCKPADADDVLAALLSEHADLDSLVPENPMSVDRLQWEHIQRVLTEHEGNISATARALGMHRRTLQRKLQKRPVRR; this comes from the coding sequence ATGAGTGACGAAATCCAAGTCGAAGGCGAAGAACTGCCGCATTTGCTGCTGGTCGATGACGACGCGACCTTTACCCGGGTAATGGCCCGTGCCATGGCCCGCCGTGGTTTCCGCGTCAGCACCGCCGGTTCCGCTGAGGAAGGCCTGACCATCGCCCAGGCCGATCTGCCGGACTATGCCGCACTGGACCTGAAAATGGACGGCGATTCCGGTCTGGTCTTGCTGCCGAAACTGCTGGAGCTGGACCCGGAAATGCGCGTGGTGATCCTCACCGGTTACTCGAGCATTGCTACTGCGGTCGAAGCGATCAAGCGCGGCGCCTGCAACTATCTGTGCAAACCGGCCGATGCCGACGACGTGCTGGCAGCGCTGCTGTCCGAACACGCCGACCTCGACAGCCTGGTGCCGGAAAACCCGATGTCGGTGGATCGCCTGCAATGGGAGCACATCCAGCGCGTGCTGACCGAGCACGAAGGCAACATCTCCGCCACTGCCCGCGCCCTGGGCATGCACCGCCGTACCCTGCAGCGCAAACTGCAAAAGCGCCCGGTTCGTCGCTGA
- a CDS encoding FadR/GntR family transcriptional regulator, which yields MQNPIDTPRLPRKRRSLAQELVTVLTEQIRDGLLKRGDKLPTESAIMEANGVSRTVVREAISRLQAAGQVETRHGIGTFVLDTPSPSGFRIDPATVVTLRDVLAILEFRISLEVESAGLAAQRRSAEQLAAMRAALDALNESVAHASDAVASDFQFHLQIALSTGNRYFTDIMTHLGTSIIPRTRLNSARLAHDDQQHYMNRLSREHEEIYEAIARQDSDAARAAMRLHLTNSRERLRQAHEEAQAQG from the coding sequence ATGCAAAACCCGATCGACACCCCGCGCCTCCCTCGCAAGCGCCGCAGCCTGGCACAGGAACTGGTGACGGTGCTGACCGAGCAGATCCGCGACGGTCTGCTCAAGCGTGGCGACAAGTTACCCACCGAGTCGGCGATCATGGAAGCCAATGGTGTCAGCCGTACCGTGGTGCGCGAGGCGATTTCCCGGCTGCAGGCCGCAGGGCAGGTGGAAACCCGTCACGGCATCGGCACCTTCGTGCTCGACACGCCAAGCCCGAGCGGTTTCCGGATCGACCCGGCGACCGTGGTCACCCTGCGTGACGTGCTGGCGATTCTCGAATTCCGTATCAGCCTCGAAGTAGAATCGGCCGGTCTCGCCGCACAACGTCGCAGCGCCGAACAACTGGCCGCCATGCGTGCCGCTCTGGATGCGCTGAACGAAAGCGTGGCCCACGCCAGCGATGCGGTGGCGTCGGATTTCCAATTCCACCTGCAAATCGCGCTGTCCACGGGCAACCGCTACTTCACTGACATCATGACCCACCTGGGCACCAGCATCATTCCGCGCACGCGGCTGAACTCGGCACGCCTGGCCCATGACGATCAGCAGCACTACATGAATCGCCTGAGCCGCGAGCACGAGGAAATCTACGAGGCTATCGCCCGCCAGGATTCCGATGCCGCCCGCGCGGCCATGCGCCTGCACCTGACCAACAGCCGCGAACGGCTGCGTCAGGCGCATGAAGAGGCGCAGGCGCAGGGTTGA
- the kdgD gene encoding 5-dehydro-4-deoxyglucarate dehydratase, translating to MNPQELKSILSAGLLSFPVTDFNAQGDFNRAGYIKRLEWLAPYGASALFAAGGTGEFFSLAASEYSEIIKTAVDTCASSVPILAGVGGSTRQAIEYAQEAERLGAKGLLLLPHYLTEASQDGVAAHVEAVCKSVNIGVVVYNRNVCRLTAPLLERLAERCPNLIGYKDGLGDIELMVSIRRRLGDRFSYLGGLPTAEVYAAAYKALGVPVYSSAVFNFIPKTAMDFYHAIAREDHATVGKIIDDFFLPYLDIRNRKAGYAVSIVKAGAKIAGYDAGPVRAPLTDLTREEYEMLAALIDKQGAQ from the coding sequence ATGAATCCACAAGAACTGAAGTCCATCCTCTCCGCCGGCCTGCTGTCGTTCCCGGTCACCGATTTCAATGCCCAAGGCGATTTCAACCGCGCGGGCTACATCAAACGCCTGGAATGGCTGGCCCCGTACGGTGCTTCGGCCCTGTTCGCCGCCGGTGGCACCGGTGAATTCTTCTCCCTGGCTGCCAGCGAATATTCGGAAATCATCAAGACTGCCGTCGACACCTGCGCCAGCAGCGTGCCGATCCTCGCCGGTGTTGGCGGTTCGACCCGTCAAGCCATCGAATACGCTCAGGAAGCCGAGCGTCTGGGCGCCAAAGGTCTTTTGCTGCTGCCGCACTACCTGACCGAAGCCAGCCAGGACGGCGTTGCCGCCCACGTTGAAGCGGTGTGCAAATCGGTGAACATCGGCGTGGTGGTGTACAACCGCAACGTCTGCCGCCTGACCGCGCCTCTGCTGGAGCGCTTGGCCGAGCGCTGCCCGAACCTGATCGGTTACAAGGACGGTCTGGGTGATATCGAACTGATGGTGTCGATCCGTCGTCGCCTCGGCGATCGCTTCAGCTACCTCGGTGGTTTGCCGACCGCAGAAGTCTACGCCGCTGCCTACAAGGCCCTGGGCGTGCCGGTCTACTCGTCGGCGGTGTTCAACTTCATCCCGAAAACTGCGATGGATTTCTACCACGCGATTGCCCGCGAAGATCACGCCACCGTTGGCAAGATCATTGACGACTTCTTCCTGCCGTACCTGGACATCCGCAACCGCAAGGCCGGTTACGCCGTGAGCATCGTCAAGGCAGGCGCCAAGATCGCCGGCTATGACGCAGGCCCGGTGCGGGCGCCGCTGACCGACCTGACCCGCGAAGAGTACGAAATGCTCGCCGCGCTGATCGACAAGCAAGGTGCGCAGTAA
- a CDS encoding ATP-binding protein — translation MLAPVQLTSATRQNLWRLTFIRTLVLAAQAGSVGLAYWLELLPLPWVQLVMTLGCSILLCVFTAVRLRTSWPVTELEYALQLACDLFIHSALLYFSGGSTNPFVSYYLVPLTIAAVTLPWRYSVVLSGIALALYTLMLTHFYPLETLPVARENLQIYGMWLSFALAAAVITFFAARMAEELRRQEELRAIRREEGLRDQQLLAVATQAAGAAHELGTPLATMSVLLNEMQQDHHDPMLQEDLKVLKDQVKLCKETLQQLVRAAEANRRMAVEMQDVTEWLDEALNRWHLMRPEASYRFQRLGQGQLPRVAPPPDLTQALLNLLNNAADACPENLQVTLDWTAEDLTISIRDHGAGVPLAIAEQIGKPFFTTKGKGFGLGLFLSKASVTRAGGSVKLYSHEEGGTLTELRLPHGARGEQHE, via the coding sequence ATGCTCGCCCCCGTACAACTGACTTCCGCCACTCGCCAGAACCTCTGGCGGCTGACTTTCATCCGCACCCTGGTGCTCGCCGCGCAGGCCGGTTCCGTGGGCCTGGCCTACTGGCTGGAGCTGTTGCCGTTGCCGTGGGTGCAACTGGTGATGACCCTCGGCTGTTCGATTCTGCTCTGTGTGTTCACCGCCGTGCGCCTGCGCACTTCGTGGCCGGTCACCGAGCTCGAATATGCGCTGCAACTGGCCTGCGACCTGTTTATCCACAGTGCCTTGCTGTATTTCTCCGGTGGTTCGACCAACCCGTTCGTTTCGTATTATCTGGTGCCGCTGACCATTGCCGCAGTGACGCTGCCATGGCGTTATTCGGTGGTGCTGTCCGGCATCGCGCTGGCCTTGTACACCCTGATGCTGACGCATTTCTATCCGCTGGAAACCCTTCCGGTCGCCCGGGAAAACCTGCAGATTTACGGCATGTGGCTGAGCTTCGCGCTGGCGGCAGCGGTCATTACCTTCTTCGCCGCGCGGATGGCTGAAGAGCTGCGCCGGCAGGAAGAGTTACGGGCGATCCGTCGTGAAGAAGGCCTGCGTGATCAGCAATTGCTGGCCGTGGCGACTCAGGCCGCCGGTGCCGCCCATGAACTGGGCACACCGCTGGCGACCATGAGCGTGTTGCTCAACGAAATGCAACAGGATCATCACGATCCAATGCTTCAGGAAGACCTGAAGGTGCTGAAGGATCAGGTGAAACTCTGCAAAGAGACCCTGCAACAATTGGTGCGCGCGGCCGAAGCCAATCGCCGTATGGCCGTGGAGATGCAGGATGTCACCGAATGGCTCGACGAAGCGCTCAACCGCTGGCACCTGATGCGTCCCGAGGCCAGTTACCGCTTCCAGCGTCTGGGCCAGGGCCAGTTGCCGCGTGTGGCACCGCCGCCGGATCTGACCCAGGCCTTGTTGAATCTGCTGAACAACGCCGCCGATGCCTGCCCGGAAAACCTTCAGGTGACGTTGGACTGGACCGCCGAAGACCTGACCATCAGCATTCGTGATCATGGCGCCGGTGTGCCGTTGGCCATCGCCGAGCAGATCGGCAAACCGTTTTTTACCACCAAGGGCAAAGGTTTCGGCCTGGGCCTGTTTTTGAGCAAGGCCAGCGTGACACGCGCCGGCGGCTCAGTGAAACTCTATAGTCATGAGGAAGGCGGCACGCTCACCGAGCTGCGCCTGCCCCACGGCGCCCGAGGAGAGCAACATGAGTGA